From Sus scrofa isolate TJ Tabasco breed Duroc chromosome 18, Sscrofa11.1, whole genome shotgun sequence, a single genomic window includes:
- the TAS2R3 gene encoding taste receptor type 2 member 3, with amino-acid sequence MSGFTEWGFLILTVTEFILGMLGNGFIGLVSGSSWFKNKRISLSDFILTNLALSRIVLLCILLVDGVLMVFSPKLHDEGIVMQIIDISWTFTNHLSIWLATCLSVFYCLKVASFSHPTFLWLKWRVSRVVVWMLLSTLLLSCGSAISLIREFKIYFALSGIGGSGNVTELVRKKRDEYKLIHVLGTLWNLPPLMVSLASYFLLILSLGRHTRRMQQNSTGSGDPSPEAHRRAIKIILSFLFLFLLYFLSFSILSSSYFLPATKTIMRIAEVITMLYPAGHSYVLILGNNKLKQMFVEMLWCEPGHLKPGSKGPFSP; translated from the coding sequence ATGTCGGGATTCACCGAGTGGGGCTTTCTCATTCTGACTGTCACTGAGTTCATTCTGGGAATGCTGGGGAATGGTTTCATAGGGTTGGTCAGTGGCAGCAGCTGGTTCAAGAACAAGAGAatctctttgtctgacttcatcCTCACTAACTTGGCCCTTTCCAGGATTGTTCTGCTGTGCATTCTCTTGGTTGATGGTGTTTTAATGGTGTTCTCTCCCAAACTACATGATGAGGGGATAGTAATGCAAATTATTGATATTTCCTGGACATTTACAAACCATCTGAGCATTTGGCTTGCCACGTGTCTCAGTGTCTTCTACTGCCTGAAAGTCGCCAGTTTCTCCCATCCTACATTCCTCTGGCTCAAATGGAGAGTTTCCAGGGTGGTTGTATGGATGCTGTTGAGTACCCTGCTCTTATCATGTGGCAGTGCCATCTCTCTGATCCGTGAATTTAAGATCTATTTTGCTCTCAGTGGAATCGGTGGATCAGGCAACGTGACTGAGCTcgttagaaagaaaagagatgagtATAAACTGATCCATGTTCTTGGGACTCTGTGGAACCTCCCTCCCCTGATGGTGTCTCTAGCCTCCTACTTTCTGCTCATCCTCTCCCTGGGGAGGCACACGCGGCGGATGCAGCAAAACTCTACCGGCTCCGGAGACCCAAGTCCTGAGGCCCACAGGAGGGCCATCAAAAtcatcctctccttcctctttctcttcctactttactttctttccttttcaattctGTCATCCAGTTATTTTCTGCCAGCAACTAAGACGATTATGAGGATTGCAGAAGTGATTACAATGTTATACCCTGCTGGCCACTCATATGTCCTCATTCTGGGAAACAACAAGCTGAAGCAGATGTTTGTGGAGATGCTCTGGTGTGAGCCTGGTCATCTGAAGCCTGGATCCAAGGGGCCCTTTTCTCCATAG